GAGTCGATGGCCTCGATGGACAGCGCCTTGGCGCCGGCCTGGCCGCCCGGCGTGCCGTTGCTGGCGAGGCCGAACATGTCGTTGTACGACGCGCCGTCGATCTGGATGTTGTTGAACTTGGTGTTCTGGCCGGCCATGGAGCCGTTGGCGGCCTGGGGCGCGGTGGAGATGAGGTCCGAGAAGTTACGGCCCTGCAGCGGCAGCTCGACCATCTGCTTGCCGGTCACCGTGGTGGAGGGGCCGTTGCGCCCGCGGTCCGAGAAGGCGTCCAGCTCGTGGCCGACCACCGTCAGCTGCTCGCCCATCTCCTCCTGCTTCTGCAGCTTCGCATCCAGCTTCAGCCGGTTGCCGAGCAGCAGCTGGTAGCCCTTGCCCTGGGTTCCGAAGAAGCCCGTGGCGCTGACGCTCACCGTGTACGGCCCACCGGGGGGCACGTTGTCGAGCATGTAGCCGCCCGAGCCGTCCGTGACGGCGACGAAGGTCGCGCCCGTGCTCTCGTTGCGGATCTCGACGACCGCGTCGGGGATCGGCTGACCGCCCGGCTCGGTGATCTTGCCGAACAGTGCGGAGCCGGTGACGCCTTGGGCCAGCGATGTGAATGCGAAGGCCAGGACCGCGGCGAACGCCGCGACCCTGAGCTGCGATGGATGAATGAAGTGACGCAAGAACCCCTCCCGGGTTGCGCGGCTGTGGGGGGACAGCCGGCGTCGCTCGTCTAGCCCGATCAGGGCCCCGCTGCGAAGATGGGGCCGTCACTTTTTCATCACGCACCCCGTGCGAAGGTCCCACCGGGGGTGATGTGTGCCAGGCGCCGCGGATGTGGGCCTGGGTCCGACTCCGGCAGATTGTGGCCGGATTGCGGGGGGATGCGCGCGGGCGAACCCTAGCCGGCGCGCGGGGTGATCTCCACGGACGCGGCGCTGCGGTCGGCGGGTCCGTGGAACACCGCCTCCACGTTGTTGCCGTCCGGGTCCAGCACGAAGGCCGCGTAGTAGCCGGGGTGGTAGCTGCGCTCTCCGGGCGCGCCGTGGTCGCGCCCGCCCGCAGCCAGCGCCGCGGCGTGGAAGCGCTGCACGGCCTCGGGCCCTTCCGCCTGGAAGGCGAGGTGCACGCGCGAAGGGGCGGCGTCGCCCGCGGCGTCCACCCACAGCTCGTCCGAGTTGAAGTGCCGCGGGCTCTCGGTGGTGAAGGCGCGGCCGAGCGCCGCCAGCGCTGCGCGGTAGAAGGCGCGGCTCTTCTCGAGGTCCGCGACGCGCAGGTGCACGTGGTCGATGAGGCGTCCGGTGTGAAGGCGCATGGTGGCGCGCAGCATGCTCCGCCCCGCAGGCCCCCGCGTCGCCCGGAGGGACGCCACTGTTGCGCGCCGGGCGTTGCCCAGGCGCGGCTCAGCGCGGGGCGGGCACGTCGTCCGGATGGCCGGGCACCTCGGGGGGCCGCGGCGGCTCCACCTCCGGGGGCGCAGCAGGAGGCGCCACGTCGGGTGGCCGCTCCGGCAGGGTGGGTGGGGACGGCGGTGGCAGCTCCTGGGGCGGCTGGGGCACGCGGGCACTCCTCCTCTCGACTCGTCGTTCGAGGAAGGTGTGCACGCGCGCCCCGGCCCGCAGCGCCGCTACAGCGCGGCCTGGCCCGGCTTCAGGGTCACCGCCTTGAGCGCGTCCACGATCCCCTTGCCGAAGAAGTCCGTGTACCCGGCGCCGTTGCCCCCACCGCTCGCGCCCGAGCAGGTCGCGGTCGGGATGAGCAGGCCCGGCCCCTGGATGACGGTGCGCGGGTCCGGGCAGGGCTGGTTGTTGGCGGAGGTCTGCAGGAAGGACTCCACCTGCTGCGGCGACATGTGCGGCTTGTTGGGGTTGTTGCCCGCGAAGTCGCCGTACTGGGAGATGATCAGCGCCGCCACGCCCGCCGCGTTCGGCGTCGCCATGGACGTGCCCTGCACCCAGGCGTAGTACGCGCACACCACGCCGCTGCCGTCCGGGTCCACGCAGTGCTGGAAGTAGTTGTCCGGGTTGGAGGGCAGCGCATCCGTGTTCTCCGCCGACCAGGCGCCGAGCACGCGCCCGATGCCAAGGTAGGGCGGCGGCGGCGCGCCGCTGCCCGGGACGCCGGTGTAGTTGCGCGTGGAGCCGCCGGGCGCGGACACGTCCGTCGCGTCCACGCCGTAGTTCGAATAGAAGGCCTTCTGGTTGTAGTAGCCGGTGGCGGCCACTCCGACGACGCCCGGCAGCTCCGCCGGCACGTTGAGGAAGCTCTGCACGAAGTTGCCGTCGCTCAGGTTGAAGCCGTCGTTGCCCAGGGCGGCAATGGGCAGCACGCCGTTGGAGCGCGCGTAGTCCGAGGCGCGCTGCACGATGGTGACCAGCGCCTGGCCGTGCTTCGCGTGCTGCAGGAAGCCGCTGAGGCTCATGGAGGCCACGTCGTAGTGGTGGTTGCCCGCGTAGACGAGCGCCGCGGCGAGCGCGAAGAAGCTGCCGGAGCCGGTGTCACCGAGCACCTTCAGCGCCACCAGGGTGACGTTCGGAGCGACGCCCGAGACGCCGATGGCGTTGATCGGCGCGCCCACCGCGCTGAGGCACCAGCTGCCGTGGCCCACCTTGTCGTCCCAGCTCGCCGGGTTCGGGTCGCCCTCGGCGAGGCCGTTGTAGGCGCCCGAGGGGAGCACGAAGGAGCGGCTCTCGGCGAAGTTCAGGTTGGGCGCGATGTCCGGGTGCGGCACCGGGAGCACCTCGGCGCCGGTGTCGAGCACGGCGACCCGCACGTCCCGGCGCCCGCGCTGCACGGCGTAGGAGCCGGTGAGGGTGGAGTTCATCCGCATCTTGTCCCACTGCTGGCTGCCCAGCGAGTCGGGCATGGGCTGTGGATCCGCGCCGGGCGAGGTGATGGTGCCGCCGTTGTTCTCCGTGGCGGCCGCGTCCCGGTCGAGCGCAGAGAGCCCCCTCTCCGGAATCGTCAGCAGCAGCTCGTCGAGGCTCGCGGCCTTGACGACCGGGTTCGCCTCGATGTCGGCGATGAAGTTCGGATTGCTCGACTCCACCGCCACCGCGCCCACCGCGTCGAGCCGTCCCTGGATGCTGCCGCCCGCGGCCTGGACGGCGCGCTCGGCGTTGGACGGCAGGTTGTTGGATTGATTGAAGACCACCACGTAGCGCTGCGTCGCGGCCGAGGCCGCCCCCGCTTGTGCTCCCAGGAGCGCAAGCAACACCCACCCGATCTGCTTCATCGTCCCTCTCCTCTCTCCCGGTGACGCGCCGCACGGGCGCTCCTGGGAGGGCAGAAAGGTGTGGCGACGCGGGAGCGGGGCAATCCGGACTGCGCGCTGGCGGACGGCGTGGCAGCGAAGTGGCGGTTTCAGCGCAGCCGCTCTGCGCGGACCCGGACGCAGGCGCTGTACCCGGGTGCAACCCCACGCGGGAGCAGGAGGGCGTGGCGCTCGCCTGCACTCTCGGTGGCGGGGACGGGCGCCATCGTTAGCTTGCCCCGTGCGTCCCCCTCCTCTCTGCGAGGCACCCCCATGGAGTACAGGCGAGTCGGCAGCAGCGGTCTCAAGGTCTCGGCCCTCAGCCTCGGCGGCTGGACCACCTTCGGCGGCAGCGTCCAGGACGACCAGGTCGTGCGGCGCATCATTCACACCGCCTTCGAGGGCGGGGTGAACTTCTTCGACCAGGCGGACGTGTACGCCAACGGCAAGAGCGAGCAGATGATGGGCGCGGTGCTCAAGGAGCTCCCGCGCCACCGGCTCGTCGTCTCCAGCAAGCTGTTCTGGCCGATGAGCGACGACGTGAACGACCGCGGCCTGCACCGCAAGCACGTGCGCCACAGCATCGAGGGGAGCCTCAAGCGCCTCGGCACCGACTACCTCGACCTCTACTTCTGCCACCGCTACGACCCGGAGACCCCGCTCGAGGAGACCTTGAGCGCGCTGAGCCAGCTCGTGGACCAGGGGAAGATCCTCTACTGGGGCACCAGCGAGTGGAGCGCCGAGCAGATCACCGAGGCCGTGGAGCTCGCGCGCGCGAGCGGCCTGCACGCCCCCGTCGTGGAGCAGCCGCAGTACTCCATGCTCTGGCGCGAGCGCGTGGAGCAGGAGATCCTTCCGGTCACCGAGCCCCTGGGCATGGGCCTCGTCGTCTGGAGCCCGTTGGGCATGGGCGCGCTCACCGGCAAGTACGACGCGGGGCGCCCCGCCGACGCCCGGCTCTCGCGCGAGGACACCTTCGCCAAGCGCCTGCTCTCCGAGGAGAACCTGCAGAAGGTGCGCCGCCTCAAGCCCATCGCGGACGGGCTCGGCGTGAGCCGCGGCACGCTCGCGCTCGCGTGGGCGCTGCGCCAGAAGGGCGTGAGCAGCACCATCGTGGGGGCGACACGGCCGGAGCAGATGAAGGAGAACCTCCAGGCCGCGGACTTCCGCCTCACCCCGGACGCCGTCGCGCAGGTGGACCGCGTGCTGGCGGGCGCGGGGAGCTAGGAGACCCATCCATGGCGAAGACACTGAGGGGCCTGCGGGTGGCGGTGCTCGCCGCCGACGGCTTCGAGCAGGTGGAGCTCACCGTGCCGCTGAAGGCCCTGCGCAACGCGGGCGCGCACGTGGAGGTGGTGAGCGTGCACGCGGGCTCGCTGCGCGGGATGAACGGGCTCGAGCCCGGCAAGGAGGTGAGGGTGGACCGGCGCGTGAGCGCGGTCGGCGTGCAGGACTACGACGCGCTCTTCATCCCGGGCGGCTTCGTCAGCCCGGACCTGCTGCGCCAGAGCGACGCCGTGCGGGAGCTGGTGCGCGCCTTCGACGAGGCGGGCCTGCCCATCGGCACGCTGTGCCACGGCCCCTGGGTGCTCGCCTCCGCGGGCCTCACGCGCGGCCGGCACCTCACCTCCTGGCCCGGCATCCGCGACGACCTGACGAACGCCGGCGCCCGCTGGGAGGACCTCTCGGTGGTGCGAGACGGCAACTGGGTGTCCAGCCGCGGCCCGCAGGACCTCACCCACTTCGTGCCCGCGCTGCTCTCGCTCTACGCCGAGAGCGAGGCCGCGGCGCGCGCCCGGGCCCGGGTGCGTGCGCGCTGGGCGCGCAGGGCCGCGGGGCTCGCCGCGCTGGGGCTCGCGGGGCTCGCGCTGCGGCAGCGCCGCGCCGGCGCGCTCGCGTGGGGGTAGGGGCGCGCGCTCAGGGCGCCGCGCGCGGCGCGGCGTCCGCAGGAGGGCCGAAGGCGCCGTAGCGGCGAAACCAGTCCACCGCCGCCTGCACCCACTCGCGCCGGTGCAGCGCGAGCTGGTGCTCGTCGCGCGGGTACACGACCAGGGCATGCGGAGTGCCCGCGGCCTGGAGCGCCTCGGCGAAGCGCTGCGACTGCGCGAGGCGCACGCGCCAGTCCTGCTCGGCGTGCAGCAGGAGGAGGGGGACGTGTAGCTCGCCCGCCCACTGCCGGGCGCTGCGGCGCGCAATGGCTGCGGCGCGGTCGCGGCTCCACTCGGGGATGCGCTTCGCGTAGACCTCGGCCTCGAGGTCGGGGCGGTCGGCGAGCGACATCTCGAAGTCGTATTGACCGCTGCGCATGGCGGCGGCGCGCACCGGCAGGCCCGCGCGGATGGCCATCAGCCCCTCCATCCCGCCGCGCGAGCCGCCCAGCAGGTAGAGGCGGGACACGTCCGCGCCGGGCACCGCGCGAGCCAGTGGCACCAGCGCGCGCACGTCCGCGAGG
This genomic interval from Aggregicoccus sp. 17bor-14 contains the following:
- a CDS encoding VOC family protein is translated as MRLHTGRLIDHVHLRVADLEKSRAFYRAALAALGRAFTTESPRHFNSDELWVDAAGDAAPSRVHLAFQAEGPEAVQRFHAAALAAGGRDHGAPGERSYHPGYYAAFVLDPDGNNVEAVFHGPADRSAASVEITPRAG
- a CDS encoding S8 family serine peptidase — encoded protein: MKQIGWVLLALLGAQAGAASAATQRYVVVFNQSNNLPSNAERAVQAAGGSIQGRLDAVGAVAVESSNPNFIADIEANPVVKAASLDELLLTIPERGLSALDRDAAATENNGGTITSPGADPQPMPDSLGSQQWDKMRMNSTLTGSYAVQRGRRDVRVAVLDTGAEVLPVPHPDIAPNLNFAESRSFVLPSGAYNGLAEGDPNPASWDDKVGHGSWCLSAVGAPINAIGVSGVAPNVTLVALKVLGDTGSGSFFALAAALVYAGNHHYDVASMSLSGFLQHAKHGQALVTIVQRASDYARSNGVLPIAALGNDGFNLSDGNFVQSFLNVPAELPGVVGVAATGYYNQKAFYSNYGVDATDVSAPGGSTRNYTGVPGSGAPPPPYLGIGRVLGAWSAENTDALPSNPDNYFQHCVDPDGSGVVCAYYAWVQGTSMATPNAAGVAALIISQYGDFAGNNPNKPHMSPQQVESFLQTSANNQPCPDPRTVIQGPGLLIPTATCSGASGGGNGAGYTDFFGKGIVDALKAVTLKPGQAAL
- a CDS encoding aldo/keto reductase, which translates into the protein MEYRRVGSSGLKVSALSLGGWTTFGGSVQDDQVVRRIIHTAFEGGVNFFDQADVYANGKSEQMMGAVLKELPRHRLVVSSKLFWPMSDDVNDRGLHRKHVRHSIEGSLKRLGTDYLDLYFCHRYDPETPLEETLSALSQLVDQGKILYWGTSEWSAEQITEAVELARASGLHAPVVEQPQYSMLWRERVEQEILPVTEPLGMGLVVWSPLGMGALTGKYDAGRPADARLSREDTFAKRLLSEENLQKVRRLKPIADGLGVSRGTLALAWALRQKGVSSTIVGATRPEQMKENLQAADFRLTPDAVAQVDRVLAGAGS
- a CDS encoding type 1 glutamine amidotransferase domain-containing protein; the encoded protein is MAKTLRGLRVAVLAADGFEQVELTVPLKALRNAGAHVEVVSVHAGSLRGMNGLEPGKEVRVDRRVSAVGVQDYDALFIPGGFVSPDLLRQSDAVRELVRAFDEAGLPIGTLCHGPWVLASAGLTRGRHLTSWPGIRDDLTNAGARWEDLSVVRDGNWVSSRGPQDLTHFVPALLSLYAESEAAARARARVRARWARRAAGLAALGLAGLALRQRRAGALAWG
- a CDS encoding S9 family peptidase, which produces MRSALPAVTLLLVLCGCASTPAAPSAPKEASDGDVVAREPCPVPQDRAAFDAEMRDYLQEDLEQAGLQAELAARPVESLFPPADFTRLQAAAREGRCERVLYRVGALRVRGFVLRPPQASQGPHPVLLWLRGGNADYGRIGTFGLVQMQDFTDAGFVVVATQYRGADGGDGADEVGGADLADVRALVPLARAVPGADVSRLYLLGGSRGGMEGLMAIRAGLPVRAAAMRSGQYDFEMSLADRPDLEAEVYAKRIPEWSRDRAAAIARRSARQWAGELHVPLLLLHAEQDWRVRLAQSQRFAEALQAAGTPHALVVYPRDEHQLALHRREWVQAAVDWFRRYGAFGPPADAAPRAAP